A single genomic interval of Physeter macrocephalus isolate SW-GA chromosome 5, ASM283717v5, whole genome shotgun sequence harbors:
- the TRIL gene encoding TLR4 interactor with leucine rich repeats: MEAARALRFLLVVCGCLALPPRAQPVCPERCDCQHPQHLLCTNRGLRAVPKTSSLPSPQDVLTYSLGGNFITNITAFDFHRLGQLRRLDLQYNQIRSLHPKTFEKLSRLEELYLGNNLLQALAPGTLAPLRKLRILYANGNEISRLSRGSFEGLESLVKLRLDGNALGALPDAVFAPLGNLLYLHLESNRIRFLGKNAFAHLGKLRFLNLSANELQPSLRHAATFAPLRSLSTLILSANSLQHLGPRVFQHLPRLGLLSLRGNQLTHLAPEAFWGLEALRELRLEGNRLSQLPVALLEPLHSLEALDLSGNELSALHPTIFGHLGRLRELSLRDNALSALSGDIFASSPALYRLDLDGNGWTCDCRLRDLKRWMGDWHSQGRLLTVFVQCRHPPALRGKYLDYLDDQQLHNGSCTAPSPSVSPTAESKRHALPTAPGEEVAPPAGALAEEPPPQPQPQPQQRGRFLPGLAWDGAARELLSNRSALRLSRRGPGLQQPSSNAAAAAVPAPHPLDLLEKPERGRTTPSDPAHTEPTPTATLGSAPAGDPWQRAAKQHLAAQQQESTAQSDGGIGLPPLVSDPCDFNKFILCNLTVEAVGANSAAVRWAVREHRSPRTLGGARFRLLFDRFGQQPKFHRFVYLPERSDSATLRELRGDTPYLVCVEGVLGGRVCPVAPRDHCVGLVTLPEPGSRSSVDYQLLTLVLLAVNALLVLLALAAWASRWLRRKLRARRKGGAPVHVRHMYSTRRPLRSMGTGVSADFSGFQSHRPRTTVCALNEADLIEFPCDRFMDSGGGGAGGSLRREDHLLQRFAD; this comes from the coding sequence ATGGAGGCTGCCCGCGCCTTGCGCTTCCTGCTCGTGGTGTGCGGCTGCCTTGCGCTCCCGCCGCGGGCCCAGCCGGTGTGTCCGGAGCGCTGCGACTGCCAGCACCCCCAGCACCTCCTGTGCACCAACAGGGGGCTCCGCGCCGTGCCCAAGACCAGCTCGCTGCCGAGCCCGCAGGACGTGCTCACCTACAGCCTCGGCGGCAACTTCATAACCAACATCACGGCCTTCGACTTCCACCGGCTGGGGCAGCTCAGACGGCTGGACCTGCAGTACAACCAGATCCGTTCTCTGCACCCCAAGACCTTCGAGAAGCTCTCGCGGCTGGAGGAGCTCTACCTGGGCAACAACCTCCTGCAGGCGCTCGCCCCGGGCACGCTGGCGCCTCTGCGCAAGCTGCGCATCCTCTACGCCAACGGGAACGAGATCAGCCGCCTCAGCCGCGGCTCCTTCGAGGGACTGGAGAGTCTGGTCAAGCTGCGGCTGGACGGGAACGCCCTGGGGGCGCTGCCGGACGCCGTCTTTGCCCCCTTGGGTAACTTGCTCTACCTACATCTGGAGTCCAACCGGATCCGTTTTCTAGGCAAGAACGCCTTCGCCCATCTGGGGAAGCTGCGCTTCCTCAACCTCTCTGCCAACGAGCTGCAGCCCTCCCTACGCCACGCGGCCACCTTCGCACCGCTGCGCTCCCTCTCCACCCTCATCCTCTCGGCCAACAGCCTGCAGCACCTCGGGCCGCGCGTCTTCCAGCACCTGCCGCGCCTTGGCCTACTCTCGCTTAGGGGCAACCAGCTCACGCACCTCGCGCCCGAGGCTTTTTGGGGGTTGGAGGCCTTGCGCGAGCTGCGCCTGGAGGGCAATCGGCTGAGCCAGCTGCCCGTGGCGCTGCTGGAGCCTCTGCACAGCCTGGAGGCGCTGGACCTGAGCGGCAATGAGCTGTCCGCTCTGCACCCCACTATCTTTGGCCACCTGGGCCGGCTGCGCGAGCTCAGCTTGCGCGACAATGCGCTCAGTGCCCTCTCCGGGGACATCTTCGCTTCCAGCCCAGCCCTCTATCGGTTGGATCTAGACGGCAACGGCTGGACCTGCGACTGCCGGCTGAGGGACCTGAAGCGCTGGATGGGTGACTGGCACTCGCAGGGCCGGCTCCTCACCGTCTTCGTGCAGTGTCGCCACCCTCCGGCCCTGCGGGGCAAGTACCTGGATTACCTGGATGACCAGCAACTGCACAACGGGTCTTGCACAGCTCCCTCACCCTCGGTTTCCCCGACTGCCGAGAGCAAGCGGCATGCCCTACCCACAGCCCCGGGGGAGGAGGTGGCGCCCCCTGCAGGTGCCCTCGCGGAGGAGCCGCCGCCGCAGCCACAGCCACAGCCACAGCAACGGGGTCGATTTCTGCCAGGGTTGGCCTGGGATGGGGCCGCCAGGGAGCTTTTGAGTAACCGCAGCGCCCTAAGGCTGAGCCGGCGGGGCCCGGGCCTCCAGCAGCCGAGCTCCAACGCCGCTGCTGCCGCGGTCCCGGCGCCACACCCCCTGGACCTCCTCGAGAAGCCTGAGCGGGGACGTACGACTCCGTCGGATCCTGCCCACACGGAGCCCACCCCGACGGCCACGCTGGGCTCTGCGCCAGCCGGCGACCCCTGGCAGCGCGCGGCGAAGCAGCACCTGGCTGCGCAGCAGCAGGAGAGCACCGCCCAGTCCGACGGCGGGATCGGCCTGCCGCCGCTGGTATCCGACCCGTGTGACTTCAACAAGTTCATCCTGTGCAACCTGACCGTGGAAGCAGTGGGCGCCAACAGCGCCGCGGTGCGCTGGGCGGTGCGCGAGCACCGCAGTCCCCGGACGCTGGGCGGTGCGCGCTTCCGCCTACTCTTCGACCGCTTTGGCCAGCAGCCTAAATTCCACCGCTTCGTCTACCTGCCTGAGCGCAGCGACTCGGCCACGCTTCGCGAGCTGCGGGGAGACACCCCCTACCTGGTGTGCGTGGAGGGCGTGCTAGGCGGCCGGGTCTGCCCGGTGGCTCCCCGGGACCACTGCGTGGGGCTGGTCACCCTGCCGGAGCCTGGGAGCCGGAGCAGCGTCGACTACCAACTACTGACTTTGGTCCTGCTGGCCGTCAACGCACTGCTGGTACTCCTGGCCTTGGCGGCCTGGGCGTCGCGCTGGCTGCGTAGGAAGCTGCGGGCCAGGCGGAAGGGCGGGGCCCCAGTCCACGTTCGCCATATGTACTCTACCCGACGGCCCCTGCGCTCCATGGGCACCGGCGTGTCGGCCGACTTCTCTGGCTTCCAGTCGCACCGGCCGCGCACCACCGTGTGCGCGCTCAACGAGGCGGACCTCATCGAGTTCCCGTGCGACCGCTTCATGGACAGCgggggcggcggcgcgggcggcaGCCTGAGGCGGGAGGACCATCTCCTGCAGCGATTTGCCGACTAG